CTTTTTTCTTTAGGCTGCGATGCTCTAGGAAAAAACGAAGCGTAACCCTAACTGTCGAAAACACAAGGAGGAAGCTTTTGGAATTTTATAAAAAAGCAAAAGAAGAAGTTATTGCGGAGTTTTTGGTGGATCCCAAAACTGGCTTAACAGACGAACAAGTCCTGAAGCAAAGAGAGCTTTATGGCGAAAATAAACTACCTGAAGAAGAGGAAGATTCTCATCTTAAATTATTCCTTAAGAGTTTTAAGGAACCTATTGTTATTGTGTTGCTTGGTGCTGTTGTACTCTCCTTTATGAGTTCTTATCATGCCTTTCATTTTCAAAATGACAGCAAGCATGGGATGGAAGCAATGTATGAAGCTATCGCTATCTTGATCTTGATTCTTATCAATGCTTTTCTCGGTTTTTATCAAGAAATGAGTGCACGTAAAAGCTTAAATGCACTCAAAGAGATGAATAACCGTTACGTGACTGTGTTGCGCAACGGGCAGTTTGAAAAAATCTTCTCAACAGAGCTTGTTGCGGGGGACATCGTTAAAGCTTCTTTAGGAGATTTTGTCGAAGCAGACCTACGTTGGATTGAAACCAATGAACTCCAAGTTATCGAGTCGCATTTAACTGGAGAAGCCGATGCAATTAGCAAGCATACAGAAGTCATCCACGAGACGACAGAGCTAGGTGATCGTCATAATATGGGCTTCTCAGGTTCAAGCGTTTCTGGCGGGCAAGGTTTGGGGATTGTTGTGGCTGTTGGAGAACATACCGAACTTGGTAAAATTGCCAAGTTGATTCAAGCCGTTGAAAACCGGACATCACCGCTGCAAAATACAGTTCATAAGTTAACAAAAACATTGATGCAAGTTTCAGCCGGTATCGTCGTCTTTACCCTGGTAGTAGGGATCATCCAAGCTGGCGAATTAAGCATTGCATCAATTACATCTGTTTTATCGACCTCTATCGCTTTAGCTGTAGCCTCTATACCGGACGCCTTACCAGCTGTGCTCTCGATTGTCTTAACGATTGGTGCTGCCAAAATGGCGAAGAATAAAGGGCTGATCAAGTCGCTTAATAGTGTAGAAACACTGGGAAGTACTTCATACATCTGTTCGGATAAAACAGGAACACTTACCAAAAATGAAATGACCGTCACACATTTCTATACAAACGGCCAATATTATGAGGTATCTGGTCTAGGCTATACTCCAGAAGGGGAAATTCGTAGTCTTTCCGAAGGCGAGCAAGAGTCTTCATATTCGGCCTTTATTGCAGGTGCCCTTTTGTGTAACGAGTCGGCGCTCAAAGAAGTCGAAGGAAAATTCGTGCCTTTTGGTAATCCAACTGAAATTGCCTTGACTGTTTTAGGGCAAAAAGCCGGGCGCACCAAAACTCAACTTTTAGAATCGCATGAGCTCATTCGGACACTGCCTTTCACCAGTGACCGTAAAACAATGAGTGTCATTGTCAAAAAAGGCGACAACTATCTTCTTTATATCAAGGGAGCGCCGGATGTTTTAGTTGAGAAGAGCCGTGCCCTTTTAATTGATGGTGAATTAAATACTGAAGAAAGTGAAAAGCAAAAATTCATCACGACTGTAAATGACTATGCAAATGAAGCTTTGCGTACCTTGGCAGTAGGTTACCGTATCCTGAGCAAGGAAGAAGCCGAGCATGGCCAGCTGGAAGATTTAGAAAAAGATATTATCTTGACGGGGGTTGCAGGAATTATCGACCCTGCGCGTGAAGAAGTCAAAGCTTCTGTTAAAACATTGCAAGATGCTAGTGTTGAAGTCGTTATGATCACAGGCGACCACGAAAATACGGCGCGGGCGATTGCCTATAATCTAGGGATTGTAAAATCCAAAGAAGCTAAAGTCATTAAAGGTATCGAAATTGAAGAAATGACAGATGAGGAACTCTATGCTGTTGTTAAAACAACGAACGTTTATGCGCGTGTTTCTCCGGAACATAAGCAAAGAATAGTGAAACAACTGCAACAACACGGAGAAGTTGTGGGCATGACAGGAGATGGTGTTAATGATGCACCAGCTCTGAGAGCAGCTGATATTGGAATTGCCATGGGAATCGCCGGAACTGAAGTAACTAAGGATTCGGCTGATTTGATATTGCTTGATGATAAGTTTACCACGATTGAAAAAACAGTCGAAAACGGCAGAACCATTTATGCCAATATTAAGAACTTTATCCGTCATGAATTAACGACGAACGTCGCCGAAGTCCTTTCCCTCATCTTAGGGTTACTCTTCTTTACTGTAAGTATCGGGAATGTGGACTATACTACACCAACTTTAACAGCCTTAATGGTACTTTGGGTTAATATGGTCAGTGACGCCGTGCCTTCATTCGCTCTGGGATACGATGTCGCTGAGTCAGACATCATGAATGAAAAACCACGTGATCCTAAAGAATCTGTTCTTGCCAACTACACATGGTCAAGGGTCTTGATTCGAGGCACAATCATGGGCTTGATGGTCTTTGTAGCCTTTGTCTGGGCAGCAAAACAAGGCATGTCAAGTAATGAAGCACAAACAGTGGCTTTCTTAACACTTGTTTATGGCCAATTGTGGCATGTTTTTGATGCAAGAAGTTCACAAACCCTCTTCAGAAGAAATCCATTCGGCAATCCACGTTTAGTCCTCGCTGTTGCCTTTGCAGGTATTTCTTCCTTCTTAGTAACGATAATCCCCTTCTTCAACGTTGTCATGGGAACTGCACCGTTGAGCTGGTCTGTTTATCTTCTTGTACTTTTTGTGCCAGCTTTACCCACTTTTATCCTATCAGGCATTAAAGAAATCTTTAAAGTGAAAATTTGGTAAAGAGAACTTTTGAGATGTGTAGCTATAATATGCTAAAATAGCAGTATAGTAATCCTGGAAAGGAAGTGTACACATGGAAAAAGTAAAAAGCTTTTTTACAGCAAAAAGAATTTTAGTTCTCTTGATTCTTTTGCTTATCGTAATTTTTGCAGTTCTTAATTTCTCACCTGTTCGCGTTAATATGCTCTTCTTTAACATTGACATTCCGATGTTCTACGGTATTATAGCTGTAGGGTTGATTGGCTTTGTGTGTGGGTATGTGATACGTGGGAGAAAATAGCCTACAAAAAGCAAGACTGAAGTGTGCTACGCTTCAGTCTTTTTTATATTGTTAGGTTTTACTTCACAAAAATATTAGAATTTAGAAAGGAGATTAAAAAGAAATGAGTACATGGTATGGAAGAATTAATCCGTTTCTACATCAAAAAGAAGGAGTTTGAAAAACTTCAAGTTATTCTTAATGATTTACAAAAACATGAGTTAAAAGAGATATTTGAGCATCTTAAACAAGATGAACAGCTTGTGTTGTTTGAAGTTCTTCCAGAGGAAAAAGCGGTTGAGTTGTTTAAAATACTGGGGCTTCATCATCAAAAAAATAGTGTAGAAGTACTCCAAGCACCGATGGTGCAAACCTTTCTGAATCATTTGTCCTCCAACGATCGTATCCGTCTTTTTGATCGACTGCCCGAAAAGCGCGTGCAGAGTTTTCTTGGCCTGTTAACCAAAGATAATAAAGCGATCACACTTCAGCTTCAAGCCCACCTTCCCGAAACAGCCGGTCGGATTATGACAACGGAATTCGTCACCTTGACCCACGACATGAGCCAAGAAGAGGCCTTGGCGAAAGTCACAGAGGAAGCCATGCGTAAGGAAAACATCTATATTTTGTTTGTTATTGACGAGAAGCGAGAGCTCACTGGTTTTATAACCTTACATCGGCTTTTGATGATGGCACCCACAGCAGTAATTAATGAACATATGTCACGTCAACCGATTTCTGTTAAAACTTCTGTTGATCAAGAAAAGGTGGCACAAAAAGTCAAAGAACTGGATGTGATGGCTTTAGCTGTGGTGGACGATGCCAATAGATTAGTAGGGATAGTGACCTTTGATGATGCCATGGAAATTCTGGAAGAAGAAGCAACAGAAGACATTTTGAACCAAGCGGGTTTATCGGACTTGAAAGATACAGAGGAGGACCGCAGTAAACTGCTTATTAATGGCAAGTTAAACAAGATTTTGGCAGTACGTTTGCCCTTTCTTTTAGCCACCTTGTTGTTAAGTATGCTTTCTGGTTTAGTCATTGAAAATTTTGAACAAACTTTAGAATCCATCGCAATGGTGGCAATTTTTATTCCTTTGATTATGGGCATGGGTGGAAATATCGGAACACAATCTTCCACGGTCTTTACACGAGGCTTGGTTTTGGGGCACATTGAGATTGAGAACTTCCTCGAGCATTTCTTCAAGGAATTACGTGTAGGTTTGACCATTGGGGCATTGATGGGAATTATGGCGGGGTTAATGGCGAGCTTATGGCTAGGCTTTCCGATGTTAGGTTTGGCAGTTGGTTTAGCTCTTTTTGCGACGATGACCGTTGCTTCCTTGCTGGGTTTTTTAGTCCCTTTTATCTTAATCAAATTAAACATAGACCAAGCTGCCGGTTCAGCACCAATTATTACAACGATTAAAGATTTAGTGGCTTTACTGATTTACTTCACCTGTATCTCGCTTTTTCTGGGTCATCTTATTACATGAGTTTGATAAGATAGAAAAACTCAAATTCTGTTAAAATAGACAAATATGAGACTAGATCATTACCTGTTCCTCAATGGATGGAAGGACAAGAAAGAACGCAAACGTTTGATACAGACCAGAAAGATTACAATTGATGGAGAAGTAGAGTATAACTTAAGTCGCAATGTCGATCCCCAGATGCATGAAATTTTTGTCCATCAGCAACAGCTCACAGCATTCGGGCATTGTTATTTTATGATGAATAAGCCAGCTGGCGTACTTTCTGCCAATAAAGATGAACAATTGCCCACATACCGATCCCTTTTGAAAGAAAACAATGGTGCGCTCTATCCTGTGGGACGGCTTGACTTTTTAACGACGGGATTATTATTCATCACGGATAATGGACCACTTGGCATCGATATGCTTAAGCCACAGCAGCATGTTTCTAAGACCTATTTCGTAGAGACATGGGAACCACTTGAAGAGCGTGATAAAGCTGCCTTTGCGGCAGGAATTGAGTTTATCGGTGGTGTTCATACGCAGCCCGCTCAACTCGAAATTTTAGATGCGCATCATGCTAGAGTTACCATTCAAGAAGGCAAATACCATCAGGTCAAGAAGATGTTCTTAGCTTTAGGCAAAAAGGTTGAACAATTACAACGGTTAAGTTTTGGGCCGCTGGTCTTGGATGAGCACTTACAACCAGGCGCTT
This window of the Lactococcus garvieae subsp. garvieae genome carries:
- a CDS encoding cation-translocating P-type ATPase; the protein is MEFYKKAKEEVIAEFLVDPKTGLTDEQVLKQRELYGENKLPEEEEDSHLKLFLKSFKEPIVIVLLGAVVLSFMSSYHAFHFQNDSKHGMEAMYEAIAILILILINAFLGFYQEMSARKSLNALKEMNNRYVTVLRNGQFEKIFSTELVAGDIVKASLGDFVEADLRWIETNELQVIESHLTGEADAISKHTEVIHETTELGDRHNMGFSGSSVSGGQGLGIVVAVGEHTELGKIAKLIQAVENRTSPLQNTVHKLTKTLMQVSAGIVVFTLVVGIIQAGELSIASITSVLSTSIALAVASIPDALPAVLSIVLTIGAAKMAKNKGLIKSLNSVETLGSTSYICSDKTGTLTKNEMTVTHFYTNGQYYEVSGLGYTPEGEIRSLSEGEQESSYSAFIAGALLCNESALKEVEGKFVPFGNPTEIALTVLGQKAGRTKTQLLESHELIRTLPFTSDRKTMSVIVKKGDNYLLYIKGAPDVLVEKSRALLIDGELNTEESEKQKFITTVNDYANEALRTLAVGYRILSKEEAEHGQLEDLEKDIILTGVAGIIDPAREEVKASVKTLQDASVEVVMITGDHENTARAIAYNLGIVKSKEAKVIKGIEIEEMTDEELYAVVKTTNVYARVSPEHKQRIVKQLQQHGEVVGMTGDGVNDAPALRAADIGIAMGIAGTEVTKDSADLILLDDKFTTIEKTVENGRTIYANIKNFIRHELTTNVAEVLSLILGLLFFTVSIGNVDYTTPTLTALMVLWVNMVSDAVPSFALGYDVAESDIMNEKPRDPKESVLANYTWSRVLIRGTIMGLMVFVAFVWAAKQGMSSNEAQTVAFLTLVYGQLWHVFDARSSQTLFRRNPFGNPRLVLAVAFAGISSFLVTIIPFFNVVMGTAPLSWSVYLLVLFVPALPTFILSGIKEIFKVKIW
- the mgtE gene encoding magnesium transporter, which encodes MEELIRFYIKKKEFEKLQVILNDLQKHELKEIFEHLKQDEQLVLFEVLPEEKAVELFKILGLHHQKNSVEVLQAPMVQTFLNHLSSNDRIRLFDRLPEKRVQSFLGLLTKDNKAITLQLQAHLPETAGRIMTTEFVTLTHDMSQEEALAKVTEEAMRKENIYILFVIDEKRELTGFITLHRLLMMAPTAVINEHMSRQPISVKTSVDQEKVAQKVKELDVMALAVVDDANRLVGIVTFDDAMEILEEEATEDILNQAGLSDLKDTEEDRSKLLINGKLNKILAVRLPFLLATLLLSMLSGLVIENFEQTLESIAMVAIFIPLIMGMGGNIGTQSSTVFTRGLVLGHIEIENFLEHFFKELRVGLTIGALMGIMAGLMASLWLGFPMLGLAVGLALFATMTVASLLGFLVPFILIKLNIDQAAGSAPIITTIKDLVALLIYFTCISLFLGHLIT
- a CDS encoding 16S rRNA pseudouridine(516) synthase: MRLDHYLFLNGWKDKKERKRLIQTRKITIDGEVEYNLSRNVDPQMHEIFVHQQQLTAFGHCYFMMNKPAGVLSANKDEQLPTYRSLLKENNGALYPVGRLDFLTTGLLFITDNGPLGIDMLKPQQHVSKTYFVETWEPLEERDKAAFAAGIEFIGGVHTQPAQLEILDAHHARVTIQEGKYHQVKKMFLALGKKVEQLQRLSFGPLVLDEHLQPGAYRPLTQQEILSLKPYMRK